A stretch of the Capra hircus breed San Clemente chromosome 10, ASM170441v1, whole genome shotgun sequence genome encodes the following:
- the TMCO5A gene encoding transmembrane and coiled-coil domain-containing protein 5A — MEDQKEDQLDYESEKVEILRLAQSKKNINSLNMDLERDMQRIDEANQDLLVKIHKKEDEIQRLENEITQTRDLAEDEEWETENSTTMERERALQEVEEETARLERKNETLVHSIAELEKKLTRKSQKATKCEQDNLKGTPEESKVKLQQLEASCADQEKELAKVIEDYAFVAQLCEDQALCIKKYQETLKKIEEELETRFLEREVSKVMCMNSTSKEYNSQNNKVTPILTVSRLSPSRIFQYFFFTTLFFIRLLGYLLFHLSFINPDLFVNILPKILNRNVLWKLRCFLFPCLTLETEDMLPH; from the exons ATGGAAGACCAAAAGGAAGATCAACTAGATTATGA GTCAGAGAAAGTGGAAATCTTAAGGTTGGCCCAGTCAAAGAAGAACATTAACAGTTTGAATATGGACCTCGAAAGGGATATGCAGAGAATAGATGAAGCGAATCAGGACCTTCTCGTCAAAATCCACAAGAAAGAAGATGAGATTCAGAG GTTGGAAAATGAGATCACTCAGACCAGAGACCTGGCAGAGGATGAGGAGTGGGAGACGGAGAACAGCACCACGATGGAAAGGGAAAGAGCCTTGCAGGAGGTGGAAGAAGAAACTGCCAGACTG gaaaggaagAATGAGACCCTGGTCCACAGCATAGCagaacttgaaaaaaag CTTACAAGGAAATCTCAAAAAGCAACAAAGTGTGAACAAGACAATCTAAAGGGAACCCCAGAAGAGTCAAAG GTTAAGTTACAACAACTGGAAGCCTCCTGTGCGGACCAAGAGAAGGAGCTGGCCAAG GTAATAGAAGACTATGCATTCGTGGCCCAGCTCTGTGAAGATCAAGCTCTCTGCATAAAG AAGTACCAGGAAACTTTgaagaaaatagaagaagaaCTAGAAACTCGGTTCCTTGAGAGAGAAGT GTCAAAAGTTATGTGCATGAACTCCACAAGCAAAGAGTATAACAGCCAAAATAACAAGGTAA CTCCAATT TTAACAGTTTCTCGGCTTTCTCCTTCcaggatttttcaatatttctttttcacCACGCTGTTTTTCATCAGACTGCTGGGCTACTTGTTGTTCCATTTAAGTTTTATAAATCCAGATCTCTTTGTCAACATATTGCCCAAGATACTGAACAGGAACGTCTTGTGGAAGCTAAGATGTTTCCTCTTTCCATGTCTCACACTTGAGACAGAGGACATGTTACCCCACTGA